From Pseudanabaena sp. PCC 6802, one genomic window encodes:
- a CDS encoding Ycf34 family protein → MCICVNCHYVDRCVTYHAVEQQHQQPHLTETPDFEAISPSINVNIRTVGDEIQMEWDVVGCESFKRETGKWAKLRPGELVPT, encoded by the coding sequence ATGTGCATCTGCGTTAACTGCCACTATGTCGATCGCTGCGTCACCTACCACGCCGTAGAACAACAGCACCAACAACCCCACCTCACCGAAACGCCCGACTTCGAGGCAATCTCGCCCAGCATCAACGTTAACATCAGGACGGTTGGCGATGAAATTCAGATGGAGTGGGACGTGGTTGGTTGCGAGAGCTTTAAACGGGAAACTGGCAAATGGGCGAAACTCAGACCGGGAGAACTAGTACCCACCTGA
- a CDS encoding beta strand repeat-containing protein, with product MSAVTITTTVAGLTYNGNPVADGTSISVTDIQNSLLRFVSATTGTPSFTFQVQDDGGTANGGVDLDSTPNTLTLNVTAAANNPPTVSNITKSGDEDTNITFSASDFTGAFSDIDGNSLSKIQITSLPSNGTLKLSSTDVSLNQEIDAAQLGNLVFIPNANFNGSVSFGWNGFDGTAYASTPASVNLTVNSVNDPATISGTATAAVTEDTNVGANGKLNASGSLAVNDVDTGENKFDTNVTSTAGNLGSLSITENGAFSYSVDNSAVQYLDAGQTKTDTFTVKSFDGTASQDITIAIAGVNDPATISGTATAAVTEDTNVDTNGKLNASGSLAVNDVDTGENKFDTNVTSTAGNLGSLSITENGAFSYSVDNSAVQYLDAGQTKTDTFTVKSFDGTASQDITVTITGQNDVAAVAEINITDGGFGGTTDNIVDGDTTPGTADGTDYGTTTVGTALTRTFTIENTGTAELTLGAPSLPNGFSIVGTFPTSVAAGSNATFTVRLNATTAGTYSGDISFSNNDSNENPYNFAIAGTVNAAPPGVINGTDASETLTGNSLANIINGFGGNDFLDGRSNNDSLNGGEGNDTLDGGSGIDVLDGGNGGDTYLWFAGDGRDTYKDSGTSGTDKIIVSNTTAFNGLPSQFDRATSGIDRIESDLGAFNIRGDNVAADTWDFTGITLINATIQGRGGDDRIVGSNGAETIQGGSGNDSLSGNAGNDLLDGGDGNDSLNGGDGNDTLDGGAGIDVLDGGNGGDTYLWFAGDGRDAYKDSGSSGTDRIVASDTANFDGLQSLFSKATSGIDRIESITGSDFNIRGDNVAADIWDFTNVTLVGATILGRGGDDIITGTSSADSIQGGDGNDSLVGSGGSDNLSGGNGADSVNGGAGNDTLDGGTGNDTFIFGGAFGTDTILNFQSGSDRIDLSAVSLVSSSLDTNNDNLINSSDAVASLVGGNLQLNLTGFGGGRIQFAGLTQINVADITF from the coding sequence TTGTCAGCGGTTACGATTACCACCACGGTAGCGGGGCTGACCTACAACGGCAACCCAGTTGCCGATGGGACGAGCATATCAGTAACCGACATTCAAAACAGCCTACTGAGATTCGTCTCAGCCACTACAGGAACGCCTTCCTTCACATTCCAAGTGCAGGACGATGGCGGCACGGCCAATGGCGGCGTAGATCTAGATTCTACTCCCAATACCCTAACGTTGAACGTGACGGCGGCAGCCAACAATCCGCCCACAGTCAGCAACATCACCAAATCTGGCGATGAAGATACCAACATCACTTTCAGCGCCTCGGACTTCACTGGTGCATTCAGCGATATCGATGGCAACAGCCTGAGTAAAATTCAAATTACCAGCCTGCCCAGCAATGGCACGCTCAAACTCAGTAGCACGGACGTTAGCCTCAACCAGGAAATCGACGCGGCACAACTGGGGAACCTGGTCTTCATACCGAATGCCAACTTCAATGGCAGCGTCAGCTTTGGTTGGAATGGGTTTGACGGCACTGCCTATGCTAGCACCCCAGCCAGTGTCAATCTCACTGTCAACTCGGTTAACGATCCTGCCACCATCAGCGGCACGGCAACGGCAGCGGTGACGGAAGATACCAACGTCGGTGCGAATGGCAAACTCAACGCCAGTGGCTCGCTCGCAGTCAACGATGTGGATACGGGTGAGAACAAGTTCGACACTAATGTCACATCTACCGCAGGTAACCTCGGTAGCTTGAGCATTACTGAGAATGGAGCCTTCAGCTACAGCGTTGACAACAGTGCGGTGCAGTATTTGGATGCCGGTCAAACCAAAACCGATACCTTCACTGTAAAATCCTTTGACGGCACAGCCAGTCAAGACATTACTATTGCGATTGCAGGTGTCAACGACCCTGCCACCATCAGCGGTACGGCAACGGCAGCAGTGACGGAAGATACTAACGTCGATACGAATGGCAAACTCAACGCCAGTGGCTCGCTCGCAGTCAACGATGTGGATACGGGTGAGAACAAGTTCGACACTAATGTCACATCTACCGCAGGTAACCTCGGTAGCTTGAGCATTACTGAGAATGGAGCCTTCAGCTACAGCGTTGACAACAGTGCCGTGCAATATCTGGATGCCGGTCAGACTAAAACCGATACCTTTACTGTAAAATCTTTCGACGGTACGGCCAGTCAAGACATTACTGTCACCATTACAGGTCAAAACGATGTAGCAGCCGTTGCCGAGATAAACATCACCGATGGCGGCTTCGGCGGTACGACTGACAACATTGTTGATGGCGATACTACACCAGGTACTGCAGATGGCACAGACTACGGCACCACCACGGTCGGTACTGCCCTCACGCGCACGTTTACGATTGAAAATACCGGCACCGCCGAACTTACCCTGGGCGCGCCCTCGCTGCCAAATGGCTTCAGTATCGTCGGCACTTTCCCGACCAGCGTAGCAGCAGGAAGCAATGCCACGTTCACCGTGCGGCTGAATGCAACTACAGCAGGCACCTACTCTGGCGACATTAGCTTCAGCAATAACGACAGCAACGAAAATCCATACAACTTCGCGATCGCCGGAACGGTCAACGCCGCACCTCCTGGAGTAATTAATGGTACTGATGCTAGCGAAACTTTAACCGGCAATAGTTTGGCAAATATTATCAACGGCTTCGGCGGCAATGACTTCCTTGATGGCCGGAGTAACAACGACAGCCTCAACGGCGGTGAAGGTAACGATACCCTCGACGGCGGGTCTGGTATAGACGTTCTCGATGGCGGTAATGGTGGAGACACTTACCTGTGGTTTGCAGGTGATGGTCGCGACACCTACAAAGACAGCGGTACCAGCGGTACGGACAAAATCATTGTCAGCAATACCACCGCCTTCAACGGCCTGCCATCGCAGTTCGATCGCGCCACCTCCGGCATCGATCGCATCGAAAGCGACCTGGGAGCCTTCAACATTCGAGGCGACAATGTTGCCGCAGATACCTGGGACTTTACAGGCATAACCTTGATTAATGCCACCATTCAGGGGCGCGGTGGAGATGACCGTATCGTCGGCTCTAACGGCGCTGAAACCATCCAGGGCGGCAGCGGCAATGACTCCCTTAGCGGCAATGCTGGCAACGACCTTCTCGACGGTGGAGACGGCAACGACAGTCTCAATGGCGGCGACGGTAACGATACCCTCGATGGTGGTGCTGGCATAGACGTTCTCGATGGCGGTAATGGTGGAGACACCTACCTGTGGTTTGCAGGCGATGGCCGCGATGCCTACAAGGACAGCGGTAGCAGCGGTACCGACAGAATTGTCGCGAGCGATACGGCTAACTTTGATGGCTTGCAGTCACTATTTAGTAAAGCCACATCCGGCATCGATCGCATCGAAAGTATCACAGGCAGCGACTTCAATATTCGAGGCGACAATGTTGCTGCCGATATCTGGGACTTTACGAATGTGACTCTTGTCGGCGCTACGATTCTCGGTCGCGGTGGAGACGACATCATCACCGGCACCAGCAGTGCGGACAGCATTCAAGGCGGTGATGGTAACGATAGCCTGGTCGGTTCTGGAGGTAGCGATAACCTCAGCGGTGGTAACGGTGCGGACAGCGTCAATGGAGGCGCAGGCAACGATACCTTAGATGGAGGCACGGGCAACGACACCTTCATTTTCGGCGGTGCTTTTGGGACCGATACAATTCTCAACTTCCAAAGTGGAAGCGATCGGATCGATCTCTCTGCTGTCTCCCTAGTCAGTTCCAGTCTAGATACCAATAATGACAACCTCATTAACAGCAGCGATGCGGTTGCCAGCCTGGTTGGGGGCAATCTACAACTCAACCTTACTGGTTTTGGTGGAGGTCGAATCCAATTTGCAGGTCTGACGCAAATCAACGTGGCAGACATCACCTTCTAG
- a CDS encoding NF041680 family putative transposase — MISLDKLEQFRKYTYEIIGNGRDALFDLMDAVLTSRSVSSFVELSLSPLFRREWSSIYEALQDSHPPREDLMKQYIQQMPAAEVTILAGDHTAWSRPYAVTLQERTYEHQPQPGVGSKPVTVGQGYSTIAWIPESEGSFALPLRHERITSFENPIQKAASQLRLVCAEIPGTVLFLGDGEYGCAPFLQQTADIPCIKLLRLRPNRVLYHAPKDYEGHGRPHKHGEKFSLKDSDTWSIPQADITIAEPKLGRLQIRRWPNLHLKQAADHPFTLILVERLDMPESKPLWLIWVAKDEPILSEVWQKYLRRFAIEHWYRLVRQRLHWTIPQLSTPAQMETWSDLMPLLTWQLWLARELVQDSPLPWQKPMTKLSPGRVANAFALVLVRIGSPSPDPKPRGKSPGWPLGKKRTQRIRYPTVKKRYAKPLKKASAATA, encoded by the coding sequence ATGATTAGTTTGGATAAACTTGAGCAATTTCGCAAGTACACGTACGAAATTATAGGGAACGGGAGAGATGCGCTGTTCGACTTGATGGATGCGGTACTGACGAGTCGGAGTGTTTCATCGTTTGTGGAACTTTCGTTAAGCCCATTATTTCGGAGGGAGTGGTCGAGTATCTATGAAGCACTGCAAGATAGTCATCCTCCACGTGAAGACTTGATGAAGCAATACATACAGCAAATGCCGGCAGCAGAGGTGACGATATTGGCGGGCGACCATACAGCCTGGTCGCGTCCCTATGCGGTGACATTACAAGAACGCACCTACGAACATCAACCTCAACCGGGAGTAGGAAGCAAACCTGTTACGGTGGGGCAAGGATACAGCACAATTGCCTGGATTCCAGAGTCAGAAGGGAGTTTTGCCTTACCGTTGCGGCATGAGCGGATCACCAGTTTCGAGAACCCGATTCAGAAAGCCGCTAGTCAGTTACGCTTGGTTTGTGCGGAAATTCCTGGGACTGTGCTTTTCCTGGGGGATGGCGAGTATGGGTGCGCACCATTTTTGCAGCAAACAGCAGACATCCCGTGTATCAAGCTGCTCAGGCTACGCCCCAACCGGGTTCTGTATCATGCCCCAAAGGATTACGAGGGGCATGGGCGACCCCATAAGCATGGAGAGAAATTTAGCCTCAAAGACTCTGACACTTGGTCTATTCCCCAAGCAGACATCACAATTGCAGAGCCTAAACTGGGACGATTGCAAATTCGTCGATGGCCAAACCTGCACTTAAAGCAAGCCGCAGACCATCCCTTTACACTCATTCTGGTCGAACGTCTTGATATGCCTGAATCGAAACCCCTGTGGTTGATTTGGGTCGCTAAAGACGAGCCAATCTTGAGTGAGGTATGGCAAAAATATCTGCGCAGATTTGCCATTGAGCATTGGTATCGCTTGGTGCGTCAACGTCTCCATTGGACAATCCCTCAGCTTTCTACCCCTGCTCAGATGGAGACTTGGTCGGACTTGATGCCTTTACTTACTTGGCAATTGTGGCTCGCTCGTGAACTTGTCCAAGACTCTCCTCTGCCTTGGCAGAAACCGATGACTAAATTGTCTCCTGGTCGAGTTGCAAATGCTTTTGCTTTAGTTTTGGTCAGGATTGGCTCTCCTTCCCCTGACCCTAAACCTCGCGGTAAGTCTCCAGGTTGGCCTCTTGGGAAAAAACGAACCCAACGGATTCGTTATCCTACTGTCAAAAAACGCTATGCCAAGCCCCTCAAAAAAGCTTCCGCTGCAACTGCTTAG
- the ndhO gene encoding NAD(P)H-quinone oxidoreductase subunit O, protein MALKKGSLVKAIREKLDNSVEAQANDTRWSNYIFETNGEVLEFRGDYIQVKFMQVPTPPIWFHKDQLQEVG, encoded by the coding sequence ATGGCTCTGAAAAAAGGTTCACTGGTCAAAGCAATCCGCGAAAAGCTAGACAACAGCGTTGAGGCACAGGCAAACGACACGCGCTGGTCTAACTATATTTTCGAGACCAATGGTGAAGTACTGGAATTTCGAGGCGACTACATCCAGGTCAAATTTATGCAAGTCCCCACCCCACCGATTTGGTTCCACAAAGACCAATTGCAAGAAGTAGGTTAG
- a CDS encoding calcium-binding protein translates to MLVCLLTCCGLLGFCDSRPLTQNSDQSRNDYLGGGDGNDVFTFALNSGIDTVADFIKGADKIDLTAYNTNFSDLRSNTAQVGANTLINLGNGNSITLLNFTATNLEESDFIGLGASPPTPNLFLTGIVDFSTDSAGNISGGQGWNTLSGDPPHDLWVIQGDNLNGTFVNSSGASISIPLSAGETTFTLYGNPGNTQFFSFSGLNLFFNGNNNNPGISVFTPVSTSNVLPGFPSVNSSPLTINLGFTTIVPASGSAIFSLGDKRVELTSYGWYTPSVFAQDRVQAYALAPGAGYDFIGKFTLRVGTASSVPTEGDDTLYGTPGNDTIDALGGNDLIFGLGANDSLIGGTGNDTIDPGLGNDTVDGGDGTDLLTVDYSSLTTDISSTNSGTSGTISTTDNSVNYSSIEQMNLSGGSGNDTLVGTSGGDTLSGNGGEDYMVGGEGDDSLDGGAGNDTLDGGSGNNTLNGGAGGDAIAVSGSGTVFGGDGNDTFIFYGPFTGIIDGGGGSDSIFIAPTYPGDIIFPGAPGTPGAISGIETIAVQSSSGNDYLIGGDGNDSLDGQGGNDTLDSKGGNDTLLGGTGNDVLKPGLGTDTVDGGAGDDLLVVDYASLSTDVSSSHNNGSGSISTTDNRVDYANIERLSLTTGSGNDVLAGTSGNDTLIAGNGNDSLFGGVGNDSLDGGDGNDTLVGANPTSTNPGLAEIDTLAGGAGSDLFILGDSTWQAYDDRNAATNGTNDYAIITGFNSSDGDTIQLQGPKSKYLLETSGSDTRLLILEFRLKSGKKQPAIAD, encoded by the coding sequence TTGCTTGTTTGCCTCTTAACATGTTGCGGTCTCCTTGGTTTTTGTGATTCTAGACCGCTTACACAAAATTCTGATCAGTCTCGCAATGACTACCTTGGTGGTGGCGATGGCAACGATGTATTTACCTTTGCTCTTAACTCTGGCATTGATACTGTTGCCGACTTCATCAAAGGTGCGGACAAGATCGACTTGACTGCCTACAACACCAACTTCAGCGACCTCAGATCTAACACTGCCCAAGTAGGTGCGAACACGCTCATTAATCTAGGAAATGGAAACTCAATAACCCTTCTCAATTTCACCGCTACCAATCTGGAGGAGAGTGACTTCATCGGTCTTGGTGCATCTCCTCCCACCCCCAATCTATTCCTAACGGGGATCGTCGATTTTTCAACAGACTCAGCAGGTAACATTAGTGGAGGACAAGGATGGAACACATTGAGTGGCGATCCTCCTCACGATTTATGGGTCATCCAGGGTGACAATTTGAATGGTACCTTTGTCAATAGTTCGGGTGCAAGTATAAGTATCCCTCTTTCAGCGGGGGAAACAACATTTACCCTATACGGAAATCCCGGGAATACTCAATTTTTCTCTTTCTCTGGATTAAATCTCTTCTTCAACGGTAACAACAATAACCCTGGTATTTCAGTCTTTACTCCTGTATCAACTTCAAATGTCTTGCCGGGATTTCCTTCTGTTAACAGCAGTCCACTAACCATAAACCTAGGATTCACTACCATAGTACCGGCTTCTGGTAGTGCGATCTTCAGTCTTGGAGACAAGCGGGTTGAATTGACCAGTTATGGCTGGTATACTCCATCCGTCTTCGCACAGGATCGAGTCCAGGCTTACGCACTAGCTCCAGGTGCAGGTTATGATTTTATTGGCAAGTTCACGTTAAGAGTTGGCACTGCTTCTTCCGTTCCAACGGAAGGAGACGATACCCTCTACGGAACGCCGGGGAACGACACGATTGATGCTTTGGGTGGCAACGATCTGATTTTTGGTCTGGGTGCTAATGACAGCTTGATCGGCGGTACTGGCAACGACACTATCGATCCCGGTTTGGGCAACGACACCGTTGATGGTGGCGACGGCACCGATCTACTGACCGTAGATTACTCCAGCCTCACTACCGATATCTCTTCCACCAACTCCGGCACCAGCGGCACGATTTCTACGACTGATAACAGCGTCAACTATTCCAGCATCGAGCAAATGAATCTCAGCGGCGGTAGTGGCAATGACACGCTGGTTGGCACCTCTGGCGGCGACACGCTGAGCGGTAACGGCGGCGAAGATTATATGGTAGGCGGCGAAGGCGATGACAGTCTCGACGGTGGGGCTGGCAACGACACGTTAGACGGCGGATCGGGCAATAACACCCTCAATGGCGGTGCTGGTGGCGATGCGATCGCTGTATCTGGTTCGGGTACGGTGTTCGGTGGCGATGGCAACGATACTTTCATCTTCTATGGCCCATTCACAGGCATTATCGATGGAGGTGGCGGTAGCGACAGCATCTTTATTGCACCTACTTACCCTGGAGACATTATTTTCCCAGGAGCGCCAGGAACGCCAGGAGCGATCTCGGGCATTGAAACGATTGCTGTCCAATCTAGCAGCGGCAACGACTACCTGATCGGAGGCGATGGCAATGACTCTTTGGACGGACAGGGCGGTAACGATACCCTGGACAGTAAGGGTGGCAACGATACCTTGCTCGGCGGTACTGGCAATGATGTCCTCAAGCCTGGCTTGGGAACAGACACCGTTGATGGTGGTGCTGGCGACGATTTGCTGGTGGTGGACTACGCCAGTCTCAGTACCGACGTATCTTCGTCTCACAACAACGGTTCCGGCAGCATCAGCACTACCGACAATCGGGTTGACTATGCCAACATCGAACGGTTGAGCCTGACAACTGGCAGCGGTAACGACGTGCTGGCAGGCACCAGCGGCAACGACACCCTCATTGCTGGCAATGGTAATGATTCGCTATTCGGTGGTGTGGGTAACGACAGCCTCGATGGTGGAGATGGTAACGATACGCTAGTCGGGGCTAACCCCACCAGTACCAACCCTGGTTTGGCTGAAATCGATACCCTGGCAGGCGGTGCGGGTAGCGATCTCTTTATCCTCGGCGATTCGACCTGGCAAGCCTACGACGATCGCAATGCGGCAACGAATGGCACGAACGACTACGCGATTATTACTGGTTTCAATTCCAGCGATGGCGATACCATTCAACTCCAAGGTCCCAAGAGCAAATACCTTTTGGAAACATCTGGTTCCGACACGCGGCTGTTAATTCTGGAGTTTAGACTAAAAAGTGGTAAAAAGCAGCCAGCCATTGCAGACTGA
- a CDS encoding calcium-binding protein: MNTFEVNTMLGDRALEDSLEAARAYLGQFATAPDFAPRMQAAFGEGIDVADLQVAWRAGDFSGLPRVEVRSPAEINGANGAYAAATDTIYLSRDFLDRNAGNLEPIVSVLLEEMGHAVDARLNRADSLGDEGAIFSALVRGERLTPQLLALLKAKDDSATVTLDGKDVAIEQDNIVGTDGNDNLPGTSGNDTIDGLGGNDVINGLGGDDSLIGGLGNDQVYGDVGNDTLDGGEGDDYLIPGSGVNAIIGGAGTERLDLDYSTQTSNLKVDYSDPNNGTISDDSTLKEVEWIVIGGGSGNDTIDISATTSTDYVLSGAGNDLIVSGSASYDRLEGGDGNDTIRGGVGDEVNAGNLGGIYGQAGDDSLLGEAGNDYLDGGVGNDTLDGGEGDDYLIPGPGVNAIIGGAGTERLDLDYSTQTSNLKVDYSDPNNGTISDDSTLKEVEWIVISGGSGNDTIDISATTSTDYVLSGAGNDLIVSGSASYDRLEGGDGNDTIRGGVGDEVNAGNLGGIYGQAGDDSLLGEAGNDYLDGGVGNDTLDGGEGDDYLIPGPGVNAIIGGAGTERLDLDYSTQTSNLKVDYSDPNNGTISDDSTLKEVEWIVIGGGSGNDTIDISATTSTDYVLSGAGNDLIVSGSASYDRLEGGDGNDTIRGGVGDEVNAGNLGGIYGQAGDDSLLGEAGNDYLDGGSGNDTLDGGSGNERVLRFLCKREIRSVI, translated from the coding sequence ATGAATACGTTTGAGGTGAATACTATGTTGGGCGATCGCGCTTTGGAAGATTCTCTTGAAGCGGCGCGGGCATATCTCGGGCAATTTGCTACTGCTCCCGATTTTGCGCCCAGGATGCAGGCAGCGTTTGGCGAAGGGATCGACGTTGCCGATTTACAGGTGGCGTGGCGGGCTGGCGATTTCAGTGGGTTGCCGAGGGTTGAGGTGCGATCGCCCGCAGAAATCAATGGAGCAAATGGGGCGTATGCGGCTGCGACTGACACCATCTATCTATCGCGGGATTTTCTGGATCGCAATGCGGGCAATTTGGAGCCGATTGTCAGCGTCCTGTTGGAAGAGATGGGACATGCGGTTGATGCGCGGCTGAATCGCGCTGATAGTCTTGGGGATGAGGGAGCGATTTTCTCGGCATTGGTTCGCGGTGAAAGGCTAACTCCTCAATTGTTGGCATTGCTGAAGGCAAAGGACGATTCTGCTACCGTTACATTAGATGGGAAAGATGTTGCGATCGAGCAAGACAATATCGTCGGCACTGATGGGAATGACAATCTCCCTGGTACGAGCGGTAACGATACGATTGACGGTCTGGGTGGAAATGACGTTATTAATGGTTTGGGAGGCGACGATTCGCTAATTGGGGGTCTGGGTAACGACCAGGTTTATGGCGATGTAGGCAACGACACCCTTGATGGCGGTGAAGGGGATGACTATCTCATTCCAGGCTCAGGAGTGAATGCTATCATCGGCGGTGCGGGAACAGAACGCCTCGACCTCGACTACTCAACGCAAACTAGCAACCTGAAAGTTGACTATAGCGACCCAAACAACGGCACAATTTCTGACGATTCGACACTCAAAGAAGTAGAGTGGATTGTTATTGGCGGTGGCTCTGGCAACGATACGATTGATATTTCAGCTACTACAAGTACCGACTATGTTTTGAGCGGAGCAGGTAACGACTTAATTGTTAGCGGTTCGGCTTCCTATGACCGACTTGAAGGTGGGGATGGCAACGATACCATTCGAGGGGGTGTTGGTGATGAAGTCAACGCCGGCAACCTTGGTGGTATCTATGGTCAAGCTGGAGATGACAGCCTGCTGGGAGAAGCAGGGAACGATTATCTCGATGGTGGAGTAGGCAACGACACCCTTGATGGTGGTGAAGGGGATGACTATCTCATCCCAGGCCCAGGAGTGAATGCTATCATCGGTGGTGCGGGAACAGAACGCCTCGACCTCGACTACTCAACGCAAACTAGCAACCTGAAAGTTGACTATAGCGACCCAAACAACGGCACAATTTCTGACGATTCGACACTCAAAGAAGTAGAGTGGATTGTTATTAGCGGTGGCTCTGGCAACGATACGATTGATATTTCAGCTACTACAAGTACCGACTATGTTTTGAGCGGAGCAGGTAACGACTTAATTGTTAGCGGTTCGGCTTCCTATGACCGACTTGAAGGTGGGGATGGCAACGATACCATTCGAGGGGGTGTTGGTGATGAAGTCAACGCCGGCAACCTTGGTGGTATCTATGGTCAAGCTGGAGATGACAGCCTGCTGGGAGAAGCAGGGAACGATTATCTCGATGGTGGAGTAGGCAACGACACCCTTGATGGTGGTGAAGGGGATGACTATCTCATCCCAGGCCCAGGAGTGAATGCTATCATCGGTGGTGCGGGAACAGAACGCCTCGACCTCGACTACTCAACGCAAACTAGCAACCTGAAAGTTGACTATAGCGACCCAAACAACGGCACAATTTCTGACGATTCGACACTCAAAGAAGTAGAGTGGATTGTTATTGGCGGTGGCTCTGGCAACGATACGATTGATATTTCAGCTACTACAAGTACCGACTATGTTTTGAGCGGAGCAGGTAACGACTTAATTGTTAGCGGTTCGGCTTCCTATGACCGACTTGAAGGTGGGGATGGCAACGATACCATTCGAGGGGGTGTTGGTGATGAAGTCAACGCCGGCAACCTTGGTGGTATCTATGGTCAAGCTGGAGATGACAGCCTGCTGGGAGAAGCAGGGAACGATTATCTCGATGGTGGTTCGGGCAATGACACCTTAGATGGCGGTTCGGGCAATGAGAGAGTGCTCAGATTTTTGTGTAAGCGAGAAATAAGGTCAGTAATTTAA
- a CDS encoding IS256 family transposase — translation MLRGKQATNRTDELLDELVSECHSPEDILGESGLLKQLSQRLIERALTGELSHHLKSSTPKGEEAVEDEVVRRNSRNGYSQKTVQSQQGEMELSIPRDRNGEFDPVLVPKHQRRIAGLDEKILAMYARGLSTRDISAQLEELYGAKISAALISEVTDAVSDEVKAWQCRPLEPVYPIIYLDALYVNIKVSGRVSKRAVYVVLGITVEGNKELLGLWIGEVESEGAKFWLKVLTDLKNRGVKDILIACCDGLVGFPQAIEAVFPQTQVQLCIVHLIRNCLRHVPWKDAKAVVADLKPIYHAATLAEAEAALEAFAAKWDRLYPAISQIWLRHWQNIIPIFDYPMDIRKVIYTTNAIESLNRSLRKVIKTKAVFPDEESVFKLMFLAMHNIAKRWTRPLKDWKAALSYFAILFPGRLNY, via the coding sequence ATGTTAAGAGGCAAACAAGCAACTAATCGTACAGATGAACTACTAGACGAGTTGGTGTCAGAGTGCCATAGCCCCGAGGACATTCTAGGAGAATCGGGCTTACTGAAGCAACTGAGTCAACGACTAATCGAGCGAGCGCTCACGGGAGAGCTGAGCCATCACCTCAAATCAAGCACGCCTAAGGGAGAGGAAGCGGTAGAAGACGAAGTTGTGCGACGCAACAGCCGCAATGGCTACTCGCAGAAGACGGTGCAGTCGCAACAGGGCGAAATGGAGTTGTCGATACCGCGAGACCGTAACGGCGAGTTTGACCCCGTGCTGGTACCGAAACACCAAAGGCGAATAGCAGGACTCGATGAGAAAATCCTGGCTATGTATGCACGGGGATTAAGCACCCGAGACATTAGTGCTCAACTCGAAGAACTCTATGGTGCCAAGATCTCCGCCGCACTCATCAGTGAGGTCACTGATGCAGTTAGCGACGAGGTCAAGGCTTGGCAGTGCCGTCCCCTGGAACCTGTATATCCCATCATTTACCTCGATGCCCTCTACGTGAATATCAAGGTGTCGGGTCGGGTGAGCAAGCGAGCGGTCTATGTCGTCTTGGGTATTACGGTTGAGGGCAACAAAGAATTGCTTGGGCTGTGGATTGGGGAGGTGGAATCCGAAGGCGCTAAGTTCTGGCTCAAGGTGCTGACTGACCTCAAAAACCGTGGGGTCAAGGACATTCTGATTGCCTGTTGCGATGGCTTAGTGGGATTCCCCCAGGCGATTGAGGCTGTTTTCCCGCAAACCCAGGTGCAACTATGTATTGTGCATCTGATCCGCAACTGTTTGCGTCATGTGCCCTGGAAAGACGCTAAAGCTGTTGTGGCTGACCTCAAGCCCATTTATCATGCTGCCACTTTGGCAGAAGCCGAAGCTGCGCTTGAGGCTTTTGCCGCCAAGTGGGATCGCCTATACCCCGCGATTAGCCAAATCTGGCTGCGCCATTGGCAGAACATTATCCCCATCTTTGACTATCCCATGGACATCCGCAAAGTCATCTACACTACCAATGCCATTGAATCCCTCAATCGCTCCCTGCGCAAGGTGATTAAAACCAAGGCTGTCTTCCCCGATGAGGAATCTGTCTTCAAGCTCATGTTCTTGGCCATGCATAACATTGCCAAGCGTTGGACTCGCCCCCTTAAAGATTGGAAGGCAGCGTTGTCATATTTTGCTATCCTATTCCCAGGACGTTTAAATTACTGA